A genomic region of Candidatus Yanofskybacteria bacterium contains the following coding sequences:
- the rplJ gene encoding 50S ribosomal protein L10: MKTKVQKSQELQVLKDKIPGAKITVFTSFGRMGEKGLSVGQITELRRLLRSLNAEYVVTKKTLVDRAFAGTEDLKVLDMSGSLGLAMGSDDPYALAKKVYDFAKKNQALQFFGAMFDGKYISNDQFIEIAKLPSRETIIARLFGMMKYPISGLAIVLNEIAKKKEATA; this comes from the coding sequence ATGAAAACAAAGGTACAAAAGTCTCAGGAGCTACAAGTCCTGAAAGATAAGATCCCCGGAGCCAAAATCACCGTTTTTACGTCCTTTGGTAGGATGGGCGAAAAGGGATTATCAGTCGGACAAATAACTGAATTAAGACGTCTCTTAAGAAGTCTGAATGCCGAATATGTTGTTACTAAAAAAACCTTAGTCGACAGAGCCTTTGCCGGCACTGAAGATTTAAAGGTATTAGATATGAGCGGATCTCTAGGTTTGGCTATGGGTTCTGACGATCCCTATGCTTTAGCCAAGAAGGTCTACGATTTTGCTAAGAAGAACCAGGCTCTACAATTTTTTGGAGCCATGTTTGATGGCAAGTATATTAGTAACGACCAATTCATCGAAATAGCAAAGTTACCATCAAGAGAAACCATAATCGCCAGATTGTTTGGTATGATGAAATACCCAATCTCAGGATTGGCTATCGTCTTAAACGAAATTGCTAAGAAAAAAGAGGCAACCGCATAA